One genomic segment of Helianthus annuus cultivar XRQ/B chromosome 14, HanXRQr2.0-SUNRISE, whole genome shotgun sequence includes these proteins:
- the LOC110908922 gene encoding pentatricopeptide repeat-containing protein At1g77360, mitochondrial gives MASNRKRNRRDQDRRSNQDRDHSRSPDPDHNRVNHQSPKGKQPVFASYIDTPNLPPKVKILCEIIANTPSLELDRSLDDTAIRVSTEDVEDVLKLSYAYPAAAVKFFRWAGYQLDDRHSPYAWNLIIDMLGKHRLFDAMWDAIKSMKQEGMLSLATFASVFGSYVMADKVKDALAAFGVMEQYGCVADVVALNSLFSAICRDGKTVDARDFLNSVRTKIKPDADTYAILLEGWEKEQDAVNARETFDEMVFQTGWDPNNFSAYDSFLNALLNGSGGLKEAMKFFVILKGKKCYPGIRFFKAALKECAMIGDVKAGKLLWDYMSVQNDCKPDVELYNSIIYLYTLDQDVDLATRTLDEMVFKGVFPDSESYNILFQFLIKIRNFREAQQIFTEMVKNEFVPTHASCCLAVGVFIEAGVPYTAIKVWKCLIENYDYDLEEAGNVLVGGLRDLNRVPEAVKYADDMLDRGIKLASTTLARLRQGLAKAGKGSVYDELLKKWKLQEVSCS, from the coding sequence ATGGCGAGCAACAGAAAACGAAACCGTCGTGATCAAGATCGCCGGAGCAACCAAGATCGCGACCATTCAAGATCTCCGGACCCAGATCACAATCGGGTCAACCACCAATCCCCAAAAGGTAAACAACCAGTTTTCGCTTCATACATTGACACCCCTAATTTACCCCCTAAAGTCAAAATCCTATGTGAAATCATTGCAAACACACCATCTTTAGAACTAGATAGATCTTTAGACGATACTGCAATAAGGGTCTCTACAGAAGacgttgaagatgttttgaaactaTCTTACGCATACCCGGCTGCTGCCGTTAAGTTTTTTCGGTGGGCGGGGTATCAATTAGACGATAGACATAGCCCGTACGCTTGGAATTTGATAATTGATATGTTGGGAAAACATCGTTTGTTTGATGCAATGTGGGATGCGATTAAATCGATGAAACAGGAAGGGATGCTTTCTTTAGCTACGTTTGCGTCGGTTTTCGGTAGTTATGTGATGGCGGATAAGGTGAAGGACGCGTTGGCAGCGTTTGGAGTGATGGAACAGTACGGTTGTGTTGCGGATGTTGTGGCGTTGAACTCGCTGTTTAGCGCGATTTGTAGAGATGGGAAGACGGTAGATGCTAGAGATTTTTTGAACTCTGTGAGGACGAAGATTAAGCCGGATGCGGATACGTATGCGATTTTGTTGGAGGGTTGGGAGAAAGAACAAGATGCGGTTAACGCTAGGGAAACGTTCGATGAAATGGTGTTTCAAACTGGATGGGATCCGAACAATTTTTCTGCGTATGATTCGTTTTTGAATGCGTTGCTTAATGGGTCGGGTGGGCTGAAGGAGGCTATGAAGTTTTTCGTAATCTTGAAGGGTAAAAAGTGTTATCCGGGGATTAGGTTTTTTAAAGCTGCGTTGAAAGAGTGTGCGATGATTGGCGATGTAAAGGCGGGTAAACTGCTGTGGGATTATATGAGTGTGCAAAACGATTGTAAACCTGACGTTGAATTGTATAATTCGATTATCTATTTGTATACGCTTGATCAGGATGTCGATCTGGCTACAAGAACGTTAGACGAGATGGTTTTTAAGGGGGTGTTTCCGGATTCTGAAAGTTATAATATTTTATTTCAGTTCTTGATAAAGATCAGGAATTTTAGAGAAGCTCAACAGATATTTACCGAGATGGTTAAAAACGAGTTTGTGCCGACGCATGCCAGTTGTTGTTTGGCGGTTGGGGTGTTTATAGAGGCCGGGGTTCCGTATACCGCTATTAAAGTTTGGAAATGTTTGATTGAGAATTACGATTATGACCTTGAGGAAGCGGGGAATGTTTTGGTTGGTGGGTTACGTGATCTAAACCGTGTTCCTGAAGCAGTGAAGTATGCGGACGATATGTTGGATCGGGGTATCAAATTGGCGTCTACCACTTTGGCGAGATTGAGGCAGGGTCTTGCGAAAGCTGGAAAGGGCTCTGTTTACGATGAGCTTTTGAAGAAATGGAAGCTTCAAGAAGTTAGTTGCTCATGA
- the LOC118486527 gene encoding uncharacterized protein LOC118486527: protein MGLKEALRLKSFDSKELDVRATKTPKGDTPYLQLVQQNLYPIRAPEAPGDQGGSGSAPIASPVAQIQAMVTADDAGGRKAGSSMTKGSGSKIIIEDEGVHLSVGDTETHASGEKGGSDRNEDGDVGGDGEDGGEQPQIVLKRKRAAPTKTDPKARQPKRTKADFKTITLDDDDQVTEFSTAGGVLENLDAHLHEGRTPRDHLLQTPLSPLSFGEGGVKVVTDLRTSDPKKIVPSPSGKFTTGVASNVSRPSSSPFDGGDSASSSPLWYDTEAVFLSRELGSGGFEGVDAAHALEKYVPEWSLVNKDRIVDALSAKMSLFHLGTPAEHSHYRKMSGPELGNTLMLNQAQSNSLVVETYKRWVESESLCHKLKREIANLKGEGDVRSKTKQELVSLRSQVDRLKGQVSEAKEVTKSSQASAAAAHEARDKALQDLETFKLKFADLEKKLTGVEMKHAAELKEMQTSHDQLLADYHRLVDAKDEIERARDREIESHKTTIDEARGMLIRCERDMIEAYAQLSELKLTKQWFLTDGVAWVVKLVHQSPELEKVVADLVNSVNAVGANEGIKQGFKAAQDLVGSAEEVPGYDAGAQSALDAAVKAFDELNISVLDKVADLIDEPLSVIQQRSKLPIVGDDDNIAQV, encoded by the exons ATGGGTTTGAAGGAGGCGCTACGGTTGAAGTCCTTCGACTCGAAGGAGCTGGATGTTCGTGCTACCAAGACTCCGAAGGGTGATACCCCGTATTTGCAGCTTGTTCAACAGAATCTTTATCCAATTCGTGCGCCGGAGGCTCCTGGTGATCAAGGTGGTTCGGGTTCGGCCCCTATTGCATCGCCAGTCGCTCAGATTCAGGCGATGGTTACGGCGGATGACGCTGGGGGTCGGAAAGCTGGTTCGTCGATGACGAAGGGTTCCGGTTCTAAAATTATTATCGAGGATGAGGGGGTCCATCTTTCTGTCGGAGACACTGAGACGCATGCTAGTGGTGAGAAAGGAGGTAGTGATCGGAACGAAGATGGGGACGTCGGAGGGGATGGTGAAGATGGAGGTGAACAGCCTCAGATTGTTTTGAAGAGAAAACGGGCTGCTCCCACCAAAACTGACCCAAAGGCCAGGCAGCCGAAAAGGACGAAGGCAGATTTTAAAACAATTACACTTGATGACGACGATCAAGTTACCGAATTCTCTACCGCTGGAGGTGTACTGGAAAACTTGGATGCTCATCTCCATGAGGGCCGCACCCCGCGGGATCATCTGCTGCAAACTCCTTTGAGCCCGTTGTCCTTTGGTGAGGGTGGTGTTAAGGTTGTTACGGACTTGCGCACATCCGATCCCAAGAAAATCGTGCCTTCTCCTTCGGGTAAGTTTACTACGGGAGTTGCGTCTAATGTGTCTAGGCCGAGCTCTTCGCCGTTTGATGGTGGGGACAGTGCTTCTTCCTCCCCTCTATGGTATGACACTGAGGCTGTGTTCTTGTCTCGGGAATTAGGTTCGGGTGGTTTTGAAGGTGTGGATGCAGCTCATGCTTTGGAGAAGTATGTGCCGGAATGGTCGCTGGTGAATAAAGACAGGATCGTGGATGCCCTCTCGGCCAAGATGTCTTTGTTTCATCTAGGAACTCCTGCAGAACATTCCCATTACCGCAAGATGAGTGGGCCGGAGCTTGGAAATACCTTGATGCTGAATCAAGCTCAGTCGAACTCTCTGGTGGTGGAGACGTACAAGCGTTGGGTCGAGTCGGAGTCATTGTGCCACAAGCTTAAACGCGAGATTGCTAATTTGAAAGGCGAGGGTGATGTCCGATCTAAGACGAAACAGGAGCTAGTGTCCCTGCGATCCCAAGTTGATCGACTGAAAGGGCAGGTATCGGAAGCCAAAGAAGTTACCAAGTCTTCTCAAGCTTCGGCCGCTGCGGCCCATGAAGCTCGTGACAAAGCTCTTCAAGATTTGGAGACTTTTAAGTTGAAATTTGCTGATTTAGAGAAAAAATTAACCGGTGTAGAGATGAAGCATGCCGCCGAGCTGAAGGAAATGCAGACATCTCATGATCAACTTCTGGCTGATTACCATCGCTTAGTTGATG CTAAAGACGAAATAGAGAGAGCTCGTGACAGGGAGATCGAGTCGCATAAGACAACGATTGATGAAGCAAGAGGGATGTTGATTCGGTGCGAGCGTGATATGATTGAAGCATACGCGCAATTATCGGAACTAAAACTCACCAAGCAATGGTTTTTGACCGATGGGGTTGCATGGGTTGTGAAGTTGGTGCATCAAAGCCCTGAATTGGAGAAGGTGGTTGCTGACCTGGTCAACAGTGTTAATGCGGTTGGGGCGAATGAAGGGATAAAGCAGGGTTTTAAGGCCGCGCAGGATCTGGTTGGTTCTGCGGAAGAGGTTCCAGGTTATGATGCCGGAGCTCAGAGTGCCCTGGACGCTGCGGTGAAAGCTTTTGATGAGCTTAATATCTCCGTTCTTGACAAGGTAGCTGATTTGATAGACGAGCCCCTATCGGTTATTCAACAAAGAAGCAAACTTCCCATTGTTGGGGATGATGATAACATAGCTCAAGTTTAA
- the LOC110907084 gene encoding uncharacterized protein LOC110907084, with protein sequence MDGRAARAFEELKKCLGTLPTLTVPEEDEVLTVYLAASFGAISAVLVAHRTGKQIPIYYVSRTLKDYETRYSNLEKLALALVHASRRLRRYFQAHPIEVRTDQRIQHVLRRPEVSGRMAKWAIELGAFNITFRTKGPLKGQVIADFLVEIPEEKGTEEADKAPEKPWSLYTDGASSAEGSGAGLILTDPDGTDVTYALRLEFKSSNNEAEYEALLAGLRLAQRVGAKNVIAHVDSLLVANQVNGEYKAREANMIEYLEQVRQAMALFEACRVEHIPRSKNKKADALSKLASVSFSHLAKEVRVEVLAAPSIAAPQVMQVEAPPQTWMTPIINYLVHDVLPTDKAEARKIQINSLQYQMQEGGLYRKTFLGPLLKCLDPEQASYIIREIHYGICGIHAGPKMIITKVKNAGYYWPGMHESAVKELQQCDECQRHAPISLRAKNEMIPVTAAWPFQKWGVDIVGPFSRSSGSAQYLLVAVDYFTKWVEARPFTTISGYNVTRFFWEQIVCRFGLPLYIISDNAKQFAENPFKRWLGQEGKGWADELPNVLWAHRTLHKTSNGETPFSLTYGTEAVIPAEIGLPNQRCKNWEENERELRSNLDLLEERRNIAAIKEARYKKKIEKYYNARAKIYKFKVGDYVLRNNDASRAETPGKLTPKWEGPYRVKEASEKGSYVLEKLDGTPVPRTWNGVHLKKCFM encoded by the exons ATGGACGGGAGAGCCGCACGAGCTTTCGAAGAGCTTAAAAAATGTTTGGGCACCTTGCCAACTCTCACCGTACCAGAAGAAGACGAGGTATTAACGGTATATTTAGCTGCATCGTTCGGAGCCATTAGCGCGGTATTAGTTGCCCACCGAACTGGAAAACAAATCCCCATCTATTATGTAAGCCGAACGTTAAAAGACTACGAAACAAGATATTCAAACTTGGAAAAATTAGCCTTGGCCCTAGTCCATGCTTCAAGAAGGCTTCGCCGATACTTTCAGGCCCATCCAATTGAGGTACGAACGGACCAGAGAATCCAACACGTTCTCCGACGACCCGAGGTCTCAGGCCGAATGGCGAAATGGGCGATTGAGTTGGGCGCATTCAACATTACCTTCCGAACTAAAGGTCCGTTGAAAGGGCAAGTGATAGCGGATTTTTTGGTCGAAATACCGGAGGAGAAAGGAACTGAAGAAGCAGATAAAGCTCCAGAAAAGCCATGGTCTTTGTATACCGACGGTGCCTCTAGTGCCGAAGGATCAGGAGCGGGCCTAATTCTTACCGATCCAGACGGAACGGATGTAACGTATGCGCTCCGGCTAGAATTCAAAAGTTCCAACAacgaggctgagtatgaagctctCCTAGCCGGCCTACGCCTAGCACAGAGAGTCGGAGCAAAGAATGTTATAGCCCATGTAGACTCGCTGCTCGTAGCAAATCAGGTAAATGGAGAATACAAGGCGAGGGAAGCAAACATGATCGAGTATCTCGAACAAGTAAGGCAGGCAATGGCTTTGTTCGAAGCATGTAGGGTCGAGCATATCCCCCGTAGCAAAAACAAAAAAGCGGATGCGTTGAGCAAATTGGCATCGGTATCATTCAGTCACCTAGCCAAAGAAGTAAGAGTGGAAGTTTTAGCTGCACCGTCAATCGCAGCTCCGCAAGTAATGCAGGTCGAAGCTCCACCACAAACATGGATGACGCCGATAATTAACTATTTGGTGCATGACGTTCTGCCAACCGACAAAGCGGAAGCAAGGAAGATCCAGATCAACTCCCTCCAGTATCAGATGCAGGAAGGAGGTTTGTACCGAAAGACCTTTCTCGGACCATTGCTAAAGTGTCTGGATCCGGAGCAAGCCAGTTACATCATACGGGAAATACACTATGGCATCTGTGGTATCCACGCCGGACCCAAAATGATCATAACAAAGGTAAAAAACGCagggtactactggcccgggatgcatgAAAGCGCCGTTAAAGAGCTCCAGCAATGTGACGAATGTCAAAGGCACGCACCTATCAGCCTCCGAGCTAAAAATGAAATGATACCAGTAACCGccgcatggccttttcaaaaatggggCGTTGATATCGTCGGACCTTTTTCGAGATCAAGCGGAAGCGCACAGTATCTGTTGGTCGCGGtggattatttcaccaagtgggtagaagCTCGTCCGTTTACAACCATCTCCGGCTATAATGTGACACGATTCTTCTGGGAGCAAATAGTGTGCCGATTCGGTCTTCCGCTCTACATCATAAGTGACAATGCAAAACAGTTTGCAGAAAATCCCTTCAAGCGATG GCTAGGTCAGGAGGGAAAAGGTTGGGCGGACGAATTGCCAAACGTCCTGTGGGCGCACCGAACACTGCACAAGACCAGCAACGGTGAAACACCGTTTAGCTTGACTTACGGTACCGAAGCAGTGATTCCGGCCGAGATCGGGCTCCCAAATCAAAGGTGCAAGAATTGGGAAGAAAACgaacgtgaactccggtccaacCTTGACCTGCTGGAAGAACGCCGAAACATAGCGGCAATCAAAGAGGCTCGGTATAAGAAGAAAATCGAAAAGTATTACAATGCTCGGGCTAAAATCTACAAGTTCAAAGTTGGAGACTATGTGCTCCGAAACAACGACGCAAGTCGAGCCGAAACCCCCGGCAAACTAACCCCAAAGTGGGAAGGGCCATACCGAGTCAAGGAAGCCAGTGAGAAGGGCTCGTATGTACTAGAAAAGCTCGACGGAACCCCAGTGCCTCGAACATGGAATGGGGTGCACTTAAAAAAGTGCTTCATGTAA